In Miscanthus floridulus cultivar M001 chromosome 19, ASM1932011v1, whole genome shotgun sequence, the DNA window CCCTACAATTCTACCACGACCGAGCAGTCCACCCCAGTAATTTGGTGGTTGTTCTAGTACATATTGCGATGCACTAACTAGTATGCGATTAAGTCACGATCTGTTCTGGAAATTGTGATGCAAGCTACTAACATTGAGCGAGCAGCACCACTTTATCCAAAGCTTTGTAAGTTGTTCGACAATCCAGGAAATGTGCCGAGGTAGGTGATCTACAATGTCCAAAGCAGGCGATTTGCACAAGAAAGACAGCGGCCGagtccacggcggcggcggccggcgaaaAGTCAAGCTCTGACCAAATCAAACCAAACCAAACAACCCCTTCCCATCCGCATTACCAGTTCGATCCGGTCAGCGTCACCCGCAGCAACCAACCCAACGGCCCAAACCCAAGCTAAATCACAGCGCCAGCACCGGAAATTGGTTCTTACTCCACGTAAAAATCGAAGCTTTACACCCAAAACAGCCCACTCCAAATCGCACGGAAACCTCCAGGTTTCACGCAACCGAGCCCAATGCAGGGAGCAGCCACGCAGGGCAGTAGCTAGAAAGTAGAAACAAACACAGCATGAATGGCACGAACCTGGTAAGGGATTTGAAGAGCGAGAGGAGAGGAGCGCTGCGAGGAGGGTTTCACCGCCTGGAGCTCGCTGTCTCCGCCCGCCGGGGATCTGGAGGCTGCGGAGATCGATCGGATTTGGAGGGcgcaggtggaggtggagccGAGGCGACGAGGCCACGAGGGAGGCGGTATAAAGAAAAGGATTAATTAAGCTGGATGTGTTTATGCTCAATGGGTTGGGTTAGAGGTGGAAGCTTGGCTGGCTCTTGGCTATTGCTGCTTGCTTCTTGTGGTGGCTGATGACGGGTTTCCAATTGGAGGCAGGAGGAACGAAAAGAGAGAAGAGGGCAAGTGTGGGGGCTGAGAAAATTTGGATTAAAGTAACGTTTGGGCGTGCGCTTTTGCGTCTGGGACCTCGTCAACTTTATCTTTTTCTGAGCTCCGGTGGAATCAGAAATTTCTTTCCGAGCTCCGGTGGGATTAGAAATTGACAAATTGTCCTCCTCTTCTGATTCAGGTTTTCTAGATTTGGGCGTTTGCCGAAGACGGATTACTACACCATCATGGTATTAAATTGAATCTAGAGAATAATACTAGTATTTTTCACTTGTCACATTAACTTTTCATAGGTCCACGAAAAGTGTTTGTGTGGCGAAAATATCTGGACTTTGTGGACAAGTCAATGATAAAGAGGTCTTTTTCTCCATGCATATTCCAAGAAATTGACACGTCCTCGTTAAGCAATGGGAGAAGATAGTTACTGTGAGCTGTGAGAGGTTACATAGTCTACTTTTTCAAGGTTGATCCTGAAACTTGTCCATTCTTGTTTTCGTGAGTCGGAAACATGGTTTTTACTCCCTTCCTGTCTCCAGAAGAATGTCGCCCTCGAATTGTACCTGTAAACTTTCCTTAGAATCCGAAAGAGAAATACCTTTGCTTAAATACTTATTAACTTGCTGTACCTTTGGTAGAAAAGTACATGTGCTGGCTACAATACAAGCGATGAGTACGAGAACTGCAGGCACCGAAGAATATTCGCACGACGCCAAAGAGAAGAACCTTTGACCACTTACGAAGAGTATGAACTGGGGGAAAAAACGGCTGGATCTACCATTCTACCTAGCAAAACGCCAAAGAGAAGAACCTTTGACCACTTACGAAGAGCGTGGACAGGGTAAAAAACGGCTGGACCTACCATTCTACCTAGCAGCGACAAAAGAGGACAATTTACCCTAAACCCCTAATATCCCGTCGTCCCATCCTTTTTTTCCCAAACGCCCTAGCGTCGCCGCCACCGTCGCCTCCGCATCCACCACCATTGGCCCCCCTACCTACCCCCTCCGGCGTTTCACCAGAGGGAGTGGGGATCCATCGTTTTTTATAAGTTTTACAGTAGATCGAGTCATCTAGGGTTAAAGTCTCTCCATGTCAAGTTTTTTTTTGGTACTGGGGATTTATCTCCTCCTCCCCGCGCGACAGCGAGGTGGAAGGGTCGATTCGTTTTCTCTATGGCGGCTCTGTTGAAGATGAGGGCGACATCAGCGTCAGCAACTTCATCGGCTTGACGACATGGAGACTTGGCTTTCCGGATGGTGACATCAAGGCGGAGATAATGTCACTGTAATGGAATAATTTTCTTCGTTCTATTCTCCGttttgttgtggttagatctgACCACAATAAAGGACCAGGGACAATAAGGTTCAGATTAGTCTTTCTTATTCTCCGGTGGcggaaagaagaaggaagacacaagAAAGAAGTTTCTCCACTTCGCCTACAGGAATATTGGTCGTCGTTCGTTGGGCATATGTTCTcaggcattttgccgagtgtttgcctgtGCGGTCATCTATACGAATCATCGTACATGTTTGGAGTTAAGATTTTGGGCTATATAAAGCGTAGGTACAATTTAGATGATCAAGTTCTGGATATACGTAGTGTATTCCAATGTGCTTGTAACATGATGATGTACTCGGCTATCatttaatataattcttctttcgtctTAAAAAAAGCCTAGCAGCGACAATAACTTGTAACGGCCAAAAGAGAGAAACCGGATCTGCAGTGCATGGCATAACGAAAGCCGTCTGAGGCTGTTCCACTTGCGAGCATGCGTCCATTCCATCCAGGCAAGCGGAGATGTGCAAGAGACAAAATTAggtgggctgggctttggccatGCTTTCTCTTCAGTCTGTCTCCGCCCTCAGCAGCTTCCGAGAGGATGCCATGGGTCAGCATGTGCTTCGATGCAGCAGATATCCCCTTGTCTGGTAGTATATGATTTGTGTACGATCAACCCCACAGCTGGTCGGAATCATCATGTGAATCAACGATCTACCCCGAACTATCATCTGATTCTGACACAATTAACCGGATAAGGTCAACACACTGTAATGTCATCTCCCATCTCAAGATAAGTCTGCTTTTCGCTCCGCTGGTgacaagagtttttttttttaaaaaagttgtACTGCTCAAGCTGATGGGCATCGCGCTTATTCAACTATGAACATGTGCACCAGTATCTTACAATAAAATAATGGTACATCAATACAGTGCCCGTCGAGCACCCGGGGGGACAAGGTACAAAAATAACAGTGTTGGTGGGGGGAAAATCTGATACCTAATTTACATCTACAACGTCAGGCTGGGCAAAACAGACTGCTCCCGGAACCTTCCGGGGAATTTGGTCTTATTGTTGACACGGACTGTACAATAAATATTCACCGTGCTTCGTCTTCTAGGTTGCGGAATCCGGCCGTAAGGTCGTCATACAGTTTCTTGAATTTTCCGACTAGAGCCTCTTCACCTTCAGCTGGATCCTCAAACTTTTGTGAACTGTTGTAAAGAGGGGGATAACAGTAACAATTAATCGTCCATAAATCATTGAGAAGAAAATTGCAATCAGTATCCCTTTGGATACATGACTCAAGTACTTACACTAGGCGATAGAAAAGATCACCGAGGCGATGCTTTATAACACTGTAGGTTATCTTTTGTCCATCAGCACTAGCAGCTCGTTCCACAGCCTGCATAGGTTAAAAAAAAGGTTACAGTATATGCAAGTCATATATTATGTAAACATGAAGTTATAAACCATTTCTGTCATGAGCCCATAGGCCATGGCTCAACAttaatcaatatccttcaaagaTGATCGAACATTTTTAATTCAGAAAACACACACCCtttaattaaaaaaaacaaactgCTTGTGCTTGTGCGAGATATAAGACTGATGAAGTACTAAAAGGTAAAAGTAAAGAAGAATACCTGGTTCGCTAATGTGTTGAAATGAATAATATTGCGCATCATCCAAACAGATTTGTAGAACGGGCAAAACTTGTCATATCTATTTTGAGAAGTGGAATCATGGTCAGAAAGGTTATATACATTTACAAGACAGGCAATTCATACAGATCCGCCTAATTAGAGTAGCACTCACGGTGTGAATGCATTCTGCGCCAAGTAATCTTCCCTAAGGAGCTTTGCAGTCTCCAGAGTAATCTTGTCACTTTCTGCCAGTGCATCTTTGCCAACAAGCTGTATGGTGGAACTATCAGTCCAAGTGAAGTCATAAACTACGCAATGCAAAGGACTCCAATCTTTCTATCGAACCTTTCAAGACTTGCATTAAACTAAACATGCAAATCAAATTGTCTTAAACAGATTCCATGTCTGTTCAAACAACAAATCCAGGGAGGAAAAAAAAGGAACCAGGAAAACAGAAGAGCCTGTTTTTTTTACTGTTCCTTCTGTGCAAATATAGCAACATACACCACAAAATCAGTGACTGACTTCCATCAGATTCAGAAAAATCAGAGTTGGTACATATACATTTGCAAACCTATACCCAACATATCACCCTACACCAAATGCCCAACATATCACCCTCACACTGTGAGCAAATTAATTCTATAACAGGATATGCCAACAAACCCCAGAATGGGATCCATGGCAACTGATGCATAGAAGAAAAAGGATACCTGGACAATTTCATTTAGATCATCCTCTCTCTGTAATACTTCACGTGCTTTTGTCCTAATATCAATGAAGTCTGGATCAAACTTTTCGTAGAAGGATTCCAGAGCCTTAATAACAAAAGATAGTATGTCAGTATAACACAGATGTCCCAGGAGCCATGAAGAAACCTCATTACTGATGACATGTAGAACCATATATACAGCAAAGGCAATTAATAACTGCCTACTTATTTAGTTATTTGCCAAGTAGCAATGTCTTGTGCATGCACTTATAATGCTATATTCATAGTTCATGTGATACATACGCTGTGGAATAAAAATGGTAAAAAAAAAATATAGCACAGTTTTCAATCTGTGGTTTGAGTTATCACTCAATACTAAAGGTACTAGTTCCAATCAGCTTGCAACACTAAACTACATTGTCGATATTTAAAACACTGATAATTCAAGTGAACCTAATCAATTGATGCAGTGACTTCAGATAACTCATAAAAACTATAGTTGATGGAACCATGTGATACAGGGAGCTCAATATATCTGGGAAAAGCGGTCATGGATCATGTTCCCAGTTTGCTTCTTTTCTTATTGGTTGTGCTTTCTCTTAGAGAATTCAAAGGACTGATTGGATTGACATCCTGGGCAAGTTAGGGAACAACCTTGGAGTATTTTGAATATGAAATGAGCCAATTCACAGATGGGAAATGCTTTCTTTGAGCCAGCTTCTTATCCAATCCCCAGAAGACCTGCACTCAAGAGCAGTTAGTGACATCAAAGTAATGAAGACGATGTCATTAGATTGAACCTAAAGAGGAATAGTTGAACAGTTTTTTTTACCTGTACAATACTAAGGGTTGCAGAGGTAACAGGATCTGAGAAATCACCACCAGGAGGAGAGACAGCACCGACAATTGTGACACTGCCAGTCCGATCTGGACTGCCAAGGCATTTCACCTTCCCAGCACGTTCATAAAACGATGCCAACCGTGAAGCCAAATATGCAGGGTAACCACTATCTGCAGGCATTTCAGCCTGGAGTATATTGATCACTTTTAGTACAAGAAAATCACAATGCTATGCAGTAAAGCAGCAAGTAAAACAGCATCAACCACAACATGAATCAAGATGATGGAACAGAAATCAAATCCTCATGGTAAATCGTGTTGTCCATAAGCTTACTAAAGCATTAAGCCATTCAGACACAACTTCTCCATTACAGCTGAGCAGACCATGGGATAcagggaagaaaagaaaaatgataGCTGGAAGGAAGAAAAGCCATCATACCAAACGTCCTGAAATTTCACGCAATGCTTCAGCCCATCGGGAAGTAGAATCAGCCATCATACTGACATTATATCCCATATCACGGAAATACTCAGCTATCGTAATTCCTGGgtacaaaaaaaaatgcacatcaTCATTCTGTCAGATACAGAAAACATCAGTTGATTCCTTTTAGCATGTTAGCAGGAAATAGACACGCTCAACCACTTCAATAGCGTTAAATCACTAAAAGATCTAGGGCTCTGGGCAGTGGGCACCAAGTTCTGAACATAAACTGAACAACAAGAAGAATAGTTGGGGATATATCAAGTTATCAGCAGATGCTTATGGGCCTGTTTGTTTCCGCTCATAAGCGCGTTGACGACCGAGATGCGCGGAAAACGACGCCGAACGGTCTGCGGCGCTCGCGCGTTTCACGGCAGAAAATGAACGCGGTTCGGCGATTCCCAAAACGCGGCCTCGGAGCCGCGTTCGCTCAAACGCGAACGCGCGATACGGCATCCCGGAAACAAACAGGCCCTATATCTGCATGTGCTAAGTTCTTTTACTTTTCCAAACATTGCGCTGTTCCCATCTGTGCTAGATGGTGCTAGAAATTTTTACTTACAAAAATAAACAGTGTGACATAGTCATAGATAGATAATAGGTCACAAGTCGGTGAGTTATAAGCTTACAACAGAACTCATGCCTACGTAAGTGGAAACAATCTGGTCAAGAAAAGCACTGTGATCTGGTCAAGAAATGCACTACAACCTGGTCAAGAAAACAATCTAGAGTCTGAACTCATGCCTATATAAGTGGCAAAAATCTCAACACATAAGTGTACCTGTATAAATGGATGCTTCACGAGCAGCGACAGGCATGTTGGAGGTGTTAGCCACAAGAGTTGTTCTTTTCATGACAGACTCTTCACGTCCATCAGGCAATGTCATTGTCAATTGTGGGAAGTCCATAAGGACCTCAGCCATCTCATTCCCTCTTTCCCCACAACCCACGTAAACCACAGCTTCTGAATTGGAATACTGTTTTATAAGGCAATTTGGGTCAGTAAAAGAGTAGGCTTAAGGCACTTTAAAAGCCAGCATGCAGAATTGGACAACACTGGCAGCTATGGGGAAAAAGTAAAATAGAAGTAAGACCTTTGAAAGTGCTTGACTAATGACAGTTTTTCCGCACCCAAATGCTCCAGGAATAGCACATGTTCCTCCAAGCACTGAGGGAAACAATGCATCGAGCACACGCTGAAACCAATTACAAAACATGTGAGAGATATCAAGACTCAATGGAGCTGGACAGGAAAGTTTTACTTTGTTGCTTCAATACCTGTCCTGTTAAGAGAGGTGTGTCAGCAGCAAGCTTTGACGAAACAGGCCTTGGTGAACGCACAGGCCATGTCTGCAGAGCACAAATATGATAATTACTCAGACGTTTAAAACTATGATAGTATATTAACTTATTAAGactttaaaaaaaaagagagataatGCTTCACCTGGAGCATAGTAAATTGCTTTTTGATGCCCTGAAATTCCAATTCCAGTACTGTATCCTGCATTTATAGGAAACAACAACAGCGAAAAATTGATCATGGAAATTTAAGCAAAAATAAAGGAAAATGTAGCAGAAAAGGCATGATATATACTAACCTGCAAATTGTACTGACCAGCAGGGGCAATGTAGCTTATTTTCCCCATAGAACCAGGAGGAAGGGCAACATGGTGTTGCATCAGTGTATTCTCAAATACAGTCTGCAAAATAGTCGCCAGTATTAGATTGTGCATGTTAGGCATTGTGTCAATGGATGGAATAATCAGAAAACTTCAGCAAGATAGTAATAAATTAAAAAAGGAAAACTGATATCTCTGTACTCACAGCATATAGATCTCCACCTGTGATGGCATCTCCTACGCCTGAAAGAAGTGAATAAATTATTGCTCTTTCTGCACAGGACAAAACTTGAAACGAGGTATTTAGACACCGTGCTTAGCTTTTATAGACTATTCACACACAAATTACCTAGCTTCTTTGGCTGAAATTCCCACAGCTGATCTTTGTCAAGGGCAGGAACTGATACACCACGTGGTATGTACACGTCCCCAGATTTAATTGCAATTGTTTTTAGAGGGCGCTGCAAAGGGATGATAGGAGGCCATATCATCAGAACAGATGTACCCGAGTTAACACTACTATGTGTTTGTCACATTTATGTACCTGAATTCCATCAAAGATGTTTCCAAGAATGCCAGGCCCCAATTCAACCGAGAGAGGCTGCATGAAAAATAGCCATGACACAATTAGAGGAAAAAACAAGAAACATACACAACTACGTGCAGAAATCAACACAAACAATACCTTTCTTGTTCTCAACACTGGGTCATTAACCATCAGCCCAGCTGTTTCCTCATAAACTGCAAAATAGTTGTAGCAATTGGGTAATTCATTGAGTGAATTTCTTTAGTGCTTTTCAGACCATATAATGAAAATGAACAGGAGGATTGGGATTGTACTGTACAATACCTTGAATTGTAGCTGAGTCACCCTCAAGACGAATAATTTCCCCGATGAGGTTGTCATGGCCAACACGAACAAGTTCATACATGGCAGCACCACCCATGCCATCAGCCACAACCACAGGTCCAGAGACCTACAGAAGGAGACAGATACATCATAAGAGACCGTAGTACAGAGTAATGATCGAAATATCGTCTAATAGACTAACAAAATCTCAAATTTAATTGCTAGG includes these proteins:
- the LOC136529528 gene encoding V-type proton ATPase catalytic subunit A-like → MAFDERVTTFEDSEKESEYGYVRKVSGPVVVADGMGGAAMYELVRVGHDNLIGEIIRLEGDSATIQVYEETAGLMVNDPVLRTRKPLSVELGPGILGNIFDGIQRPLKTIAIKSGDVYIPRGVSVPALDKDQLWEFQPKKLGVGDAITGGDLYATVFENTLMQHHVALPPGSMGKISYIAPAGQYNLQDTVLELEFQGIKKQFTMLQTWPVRSPRPVSSKLAADTPLLTGQRVLDALFPSVLGGTCAIPGAFGCGKTVISQALSKYSNSEAVVYVGCGERGNEMAEVLMDFPQLTMTLPDGREESVMKRTTLVANTSNMPVAAREASIYTGITIAEYFRDMGYNVSMMADSTSRWAEALREISGRLAEMPADSGYPAYLASRLASFYERAGKVKCLGSPDRTGSVTIVGAVSPPGGDFSDPVTSATLSIVQVFWGLDKKLAQRKHFPSVNWLISYSKYSKALESFYEKFDPDFIDIRTKAREVLQREDDLNEIVQLVGKDALAESDKITLETAKLLREDYLAQNAFTPYDKFCPFYKSVWMMRNIIHFNTLANQAVERAASADGQKITYSVIKHRLGDLFYRLVSQKFEDPAEGEEALVGKFKKLYDDLTAGFRNLEDEAR